From Desulfuromonas soudanensis, the proteins below share one genomic window:
- a CDS encoding response regulator — MPRILIIDDDRAFLSLLEETLAERYPALEVQTCADPVKALSAIDPDLGLLLVDLEMPGMDGAKILSYATEKGLNKNRIIILSGRDAEYLHRRFPMGRCLAVLNKHEVRQQGVLEMVFRSLHERGLRSAIDRRGEK; from the coding sequence ATGCCCCGCATTCTGATCATCGACGACGATCGCGCCTTTCTCTCCCTCCTCGAGGAGACCCTGGCCGAGCGCTATCCGGCCCTCGAGGTGCAGACCTGCGCCGACCCGGTCAAGGCCCTCTCCGCCATCGACCCCGACCTCGGTCTTCTCCTGGTCGACCTGGAAATGCCGGGGATGGACGGCGCCAAAATCCTCTCCTATGCCACGGAAAAGGGGTTAAACAAAAACCGCATCATCATCCTCTCCGGCCGCGACGCCGAATATCTGCACCGGCGCTTCCCCATGGGGCGCTGCCTGGCGGTCCTCAACAAGCATGAAGTGAGGCAGCAGGGGGTTCTCGAGATGGTTTTCCGCTCTCTCCACGAACGCGGTCTCAGGAGTGCTATCGACAGGCGGGGAGAAAAATAA
- the queF gene encoding NADPH-dependent 7-cyano-7-deazaguanine reductase QueF (Catalyzes the NADPH-dependent reduction of 7-cyano-7-deazaguanine (preQ0) to 7-aminomethyl-7-deazaguanine (preQ1) in queuosine biosynthesis), with protein sequence MTDLESSLPLGRRSVYKDQYDPTLLCPVPRTLKREEIGVASPLPFGGYDIWNAYELSWLTPKGKPVVAMGEFHVPCISKNLIESKSFKLYLNSFNQTRFATSAEVQKLLAEDLGRVAGAPVTVRLIGSGEFAGESLRTLPGRCIDDLDIAIDRYALDPSLLDGAADPGRIVEETLHSHLLKSNCLITSQPDWGSVLVRYRGPRIDPAAFLRYLISFRQHNEFHEQCVERIFVDLMRRCHPQHLTVYARYTRRGGLDINPFRSNFENEVANLRLARQ encoded by the coding sequence ATGACCGATCTCGAATCGAGCCTCCCCCTGGGGAGAAGATCCGTTTACAAAGACCAGTATGATCCGACCCTTCTCTGTCCGGTGCCGCGCACCCTCAAGCGGGAGGAGATCGGCGTCGCTTCCCCACTCCCCTTCGGCGGCTACGACATCTGGAACGCCTACGAGCTCTCCTGGCTCACCCCCAAGGGGAAGCCGGTGGTGGCGATGGGGGAGTTCCACGTCCCCTGCATTTCAAAAAACCTCATCGAATCCAAATCCTTCAAGCTCTACCTCAATTCCTTCAACCAGACCCGTTTTGCCACCTCTGCCGAGGTGCAGAAGCTCCTGGCCGAAGACCTCGGCAGGGTGGCCGGAGCGCCCGTCACCGTCCGGCTCATCGGCAGCGGCGAATTCGCCGGCGAGTCTCTCCGCACCCTTCCGGGGCGCTGTATCGATGACCTCGATATCGCTATCGACCGCTACGCCCTCGATCCCTCCCTTCTCGATGGCGCCGCCGACCCGGGGCGCATCGTCGAGGAGACGCTGCACAGCCACCTCCTCAAGAGCAACTGCCTGATCACCAGTCAGCCCGACTGGGGGAGCGTTCTGGTCCGCTACCGGGGGCCGCGCATCGATCCGGCGGCATTCCTGCGGTACCTCATCTCCTTTCGCCAGCACAACGAATTCCACGAGCAGTGCGTCGAGCGGATCTTCGTCGACCTCATGCGCCGCTGCCATCCGCAGCACCTGACGGTCTACGCCCGCTACACCCGTCGCGGCGGCCTCGACATCAATCCCTTCCGCAGTAATTTCGAAAACGAGGTTGCCAACCTGCGCCTGGCCCGGCAATAG